The nucleotide window GGGCGCGCACGGGCTCACCGAGGAGAACCTCCAGGCGAGAATCCGCGGGAATCTCCTGATGGCGATCTCCAACGCACGCGGCTCGCTGGTGCTCACCACCGGCAACAAGAGCGAGATGTCCACCGGCTATTCCACTCTGTACGGGGACATGGCCGGCGGTTTCGCGGTGATCAAGGACATCGAGAAGACGCTGGTGTTCCGGCTGTGTTCGTGGCGCAACGACCGCGGGGAGCGCGACGTGATCCCGCGCTGGGTGATCGCCAAGCCGCCCTCGGCGGAGCTGCGCCCCAACCAGCGCGACACCGACTCGCTGCCGCCCTACGCGGTGCTGGACCCCATCCTGCGCGGCTACGTGGAGGAGGACCTGCCGGTGGAGGAGATCGCCGCGCGGGGCTTCGACGCGCCGCTGGTGCGCAGGGTGATGGAGATGGTGGACCGCAACGAGTACAAGCGCCGCCAGGCGCCGCCCGGGCCGCGCATCACGCACCGGGGGCTGGGCAAGGACCGCCGCATGCCGATCACCTCGAAGTACCGGGAGCGCTGACGCGCGGCCCCCGCCGCGAGCCGCCGCCCTGTTGAACACGCGGGCCCGCCCGGATGCTCCCACCCGGGCGGGCCCGCATTTTCATCCTTCCGGCGGCGCGGCCGATGGCGGCGCCGCCGCGGTGCCAAGGGCGCCGGCCTCCCGGGCCGGGCCCTGTCGCTTCCCTACTTCGGGTTGACGTTCGCCGCCTGCAGGCCCTTCGGGCCCTGCACCACGTCGAACTCCACCGGCTGGCCCTCCTTGAGGGTCTTGAAGCCGTTGCCCTGGATCGCGGAGTAGTGGACAAACAGGTCTTCACCACCCTCCTGGCTGATGAACCCGAAGCCCTTCACCTCGTTGAACCACTTCACGGTACCATTCGCACGCACGGAACTGTTCACCTCCTTCAGTCCTGCCGGGGCCGCCGCGTGGCGACCGTCGCGCCACCCGCCGTGCCCCGTGAAAAAAACAGCCGCAGAAGCCCTGGATTCAGCCCCTGCGGCATACCTCTCGTGCAGCACGTGCAGCCAAATCAATCCCCAACGAAGTCTAGATTTGGGTCCGCGTGGTGTCAACGCGAAAGTGCCGTGGCGCCGCACGGAAGCGCCGTGCGTGTGAGGCGCGCCGGTTCGGATCGCGTCGAAGGCGCCGGCGCCGGCGGACGGGCGGGAATCCCAAAGGGCGGGAATCCCGCGTTGAGCCCGAGCCGTTTCCGCGATACCATCATGAGCGGGAGATCGCCTCTCCTCCGCGCGGTCCCCCCCGGAACCGGAGACACCCGCATGCGCTGCACCGCGTCCCGACTCGCACTTCTCCTGGCCGCCATGCTTACATCCGCCTGCGCCTCGCGGGCGGCTCTTGCGCGCGCGGTTCCCGCGCCCGGCGTGAATGCGCCCGCGCCCACCGGTGGGACTTCCGCGCCCGCGCCTGCCACACCCGCAGCGGAGCCCTTCCCCTTCGAGCCCGACCGGGAGCTTCCCGCGCACTCGCTGAAGCCCTCCATGGCCGCGGCCGAGAGCCTGCACTCCTACGACGCGCTGCACTACCGGCTGGACCTGGACTTCCCGTGCCTGGGCACCAGCCTGTCGGGCACCTGCGCGATCACCCTGCGCGCGTCGGCCCCGCTGGGGACCGTGACCTTCGATTGCGTTTCCCTCAACGTGGATGCCGTGACCCAGCAGGAAGCCCCCGCGCCCTTCTCCGTGGCGGGTGGTCAGCTCACGGTGACGCTGCCGCACGCGCTGGCCGCGGGGGAGAGCACGGTGGTCACCGTGACGTATCACGGCCCCGCCGCGCGCGGTTACTACCAGGCGTATCCCGAGACGTGGTTCACGTTCACCGAGCCGTCGAACGCGCGCTACTGGTTCCCGTGCTACGACCAGCCGTGGGACAAGGCCACATCCGAGATTCACGCCACCGTGCCGGACACCATGTTCGTGGCCTCCAACGGCGTGCAGATCGCGCCCCCGGACTGGAACCCGGTGACGCGGAAGAAGACCTATCACTGGGGCACGAACTTCCCGGTCGCCACCTACCTGGTCTCGGTGGCCATCGGCAACTACGCGGAACTGGCCGACAGCGCGGCCTACGTGCCGCTGCGAAGCTACGTGCTGCGCGCCGACTCCGCCAAGGCGGCGGTGGACTTCTCGCGCCTGCCGGACATGGTGGACTTCTACGGCTCGATCTGGGGCCAGTACCCGTTCGAGAACTACGGCATGGCCGCCACCAAGAACTTCGGCGGCGGGATGGAGCACCAGACGCGCACCACCATCTCGCGCGGCTGGATCACCGGCACGCGCTCCTGGGAGAGGGGGTACGCGCACGAGCTGTCGCACCAGTGGTGGGGCGACATGGTGACCTGCCTCTCGTGGCCCAACGTGTGGCTGAACGAGGGCTTCGCCAGTTACGGCGACATCCTCTTCACCGAGCATGCTTACGGTGCGGATTCGGCGCGCACGCGGCTGCGCGCGTGGGCCGTGGCGTACTTCAAGGAAGAGTCCACCTCCAGCTACTCCCTCTACAACCCGCCCTCGAACAAGCTGTTCGGGCTGAGCATCTACTACAAGGGCGCGTGGGCTCTGCACATGCTGCGGCACGTCATGGGCGACAGCGCGTTCGTGCGCGGATGGCGGGACTTCGGCGCCGCCCACCGCTACGCGGGGGCCACGGTGGCGGACTTCCAGGCGGCGATGGAGGCCCGCTACGGCGGCCCGCTGAACTGGTTCTTCGACCCGTGGATCCACGGGAAGGGCCACCCGGTGTTGCGCGTGAGCCGGAACACGGTGCCACGGGTCACGGGCGGGTACTTCAACTACGTCACGCTGGAACAGGTGCAGCCCGGTGGCGGCGTGTTCCGGATGCCGGTGGAGCTCGGGCTGCGCGCGGGCGGGCGCGACACCGTGGTGACGGTCTGGATCGGGCAGGACGGCTCGGCGACTTCCACGTCGCAGTGCACGCTGGAATGGCCGGTGGACAGTGTCACGGTGGACCCCGCTGGATGGCTCCTCTTCCAACAGGCTCCGTCCGGCGCGATCAGCGACACCGGGCCGGGCGGTGGGGCGGCACGGACGCTGCGGTTCACGCGGTCGCAGACTGCGGGGGGGGTGGTGGAGCTGACCTTCGAGGTTCCCGCCGCGCTGTCGGGCCGGCCCGCGGTGCTGGAGGTCTTCGACGTACAGGGCCGGCGGGCGGCCGTGCTGTGGCGGGGGCCGGCCGAGCCCGGAAGGTTCCGGGCCCGCTGGTCGGGGGCCGTGGGAGAGGGCGCCGGGGTGCTGGGCGCCGGCCGGGCCCCGTCGGGACCCTCCGCGGCGGGCGTGTACTTCGCCCGGATTTCCGCCGGGGGGGAGGCCGCCGCCGCGAAATTGCTGTGGATGAAGTAAGGCTCTCCGGGTATCATTAGCGCGCTGGTCCGCATCGTATCCGCAACCTGGCCGCCGCATCCGTCACACCCGTGACGACCCCACAGTCCCCGGAGGGTTCACGATGTTCCGCAGTCGTTTCCGTTCCACGCTGGCCGTATCCGTGCTCGCCGCCGCGACGGTGGCGGTGATCGTCGCCGTCGCTCCGGCAAAGGACGCCGCCTCGCCGACCCTCGTGAAGCGTGGTGCCTACCTGGTGCGCTTCGCGGGCTGTGGCGACTGCCACACGCCCGGCACCTTCTACGGCGCCCCGGACATGAAGCGCGCTCTCTCGGGGAGCGAGATCGGCTGGCAGGGTCCGTGGGGCGTGTCCTATGCCCGCAACCTGACGCCCGACGCCGCCACCGGCCTCGGCAAGTGGAGCGAGGCGGACATCGTCCGCGCCATCCGCACCGGGATCCGCCCCGACGGCCGGCTCCTCAACCCCCCGATGCCGTGGCAGGGCTTCGCGGGCTTGAGCGACGAGGACGCCATGAGCATCGCGGCGTACCTGAAGAGCCTGCCCGCCGTGCACCACAAGGTGCCGGACGGGGTGCCCCCCGGAACGAAGGCGGACGGTTCGATCATCGTGTTTCCGCCGCCGACGGCGTGGGATGCCCCGAGGGGCATGCCGCCGGCAGGGAAGAAGTAGGGCACACATTCCTGCCTGCCTGGCGCAGGCCGTGGAGCCAGCTCGCACAAGCCACGAGGGGCAGGCGTTCGCGCCTGCCCCTCGATCGTCCTGGAGATTCTGCGTCCTGGGTTCGGCAGGCGTGAGACCCCGTCCTTCCGGGGCCGAGATCTGGCAGGCTCGGCGACCTGCCCTACGACTTCCTCCTCTCCGCCAGGATCAGCTCCCGCCCCGCCAGGTACAGCAGGAGCGTCAGGATCGCGAACGGAATCATCGAGAGCAGGTCTGCGTTCGGCCCGTTGAAGAACGGGTTGTGCGCGGTGGACCACGCTTCGAACCTGCCGTTGACGTCGCTCATCATGCCGGCGAGGAAGGCCACCACGATCCCGGCGATGGCGCCGCCGGCGATGTAGCCTGAGGCCATCAGCACGCCGGGGCTCTTGTCGCCCTCGGCGGTGAGCTGCTCGGGAGTGAGCTCGCGGTCCTTGAACTTGGAGTGCTTGAGCCAGCGGTCCACCAGCCAGCGGACCATGCCGCCGACGAAAATGGGAGTGGAGGAGGAGATGGGCAGGTACACGCCCACCGCGAAAGCCAGTGAGGGGATGCCGGCCATCTCCAGCACCACGGCGATCATCACGCCCAGCAGCACCAGGCCCCACGGCAGCTGGTGGTTGAGGATCCCCTTGATGATGTAGGACATCAGCGTGGCCTTGGGCGCGTCGTACTTGGTGACGCTGGTGCCGTCGGGCCGCGTGCGGTGCACGCCGTTGATGCCCGGGTCCACCAGGTACACCGGCACGCCCTGGTCCGTGACCAGGTAGCGGCCCGGCAGGCCGCCGGCGTCGTCGGTCTTCTGCCACACGCGGTAGGTGGCCCCGTCCGCGGCCGCCTGCGGGCCGCGCACCTTCTCGGCGTGGCCCAGCTGGGCCGGAAGCGCGCGCAGCGTCGCCGGGAAGTTGTTCTGGACGCGGTAGGCCACCTTGCCGGCGGCATCCACGAGGTACTCGCCGGGGTCGAGGCCCTTCACCGGCGCCGCGGTGCCCGGCGCCACCGCGAGCACGCGGTAGTCGCCGCGCGCGGGCGGGCGGAGGGCATCCTGGAATTGCGGCAGCGCCTGCGCCGCTTCCGGGGTCAGCGCGGGCGCCTGCCCGCGCACCGCCTCGAAGCCCAGCCGTGGCACGTACACCGTGGCGGCGTCGTTGAGCTTGAGCAGAATCGGTCCCAGCACCAGCGCCGAGGCGAACGCGCCGACCAGGATGGCGATCTGCTGCAGCCGCGGCGTGCCGCCCACAAGGAACCCGGCCTTGAGCCCCTGCGACGTGGCCCCGCCGTTGGATGCGGCGATGCACACGATGCCGCCCACCGACAGCGCGGTGACGTAGTAGGTGGGGCCGGTCCATCCGATCAGCACGAAGATCAGGCAGGTGAGCAGCAGCGTGGCCACCGTCATCCCGGAGATGGGGTTGGAGGACGACCCGATCTCGCCCACCAGTCGCGAAGACACGGTGACGAACAGGAACCCGAACACCACGATCAGGAGCGCCCCCAGCAGGTTCATGTGCAGGGTGCGGAAGATCATGATCATCGCGATCAGCGCCAGGATGCCGCCCACCACGAAGCGCATCGAGATGTCCTGCTCGGTGCGCACCATGCTGGCCGAGGCGCCGGGGCTGGCCTGCACGTCGCGCACGCCCTCCTTCAGGCTGTGCCAGATCGTGGGCAGCGAGCGGAACAGGCTGATGATGCCGCCCGCGGCCACCGCGCCGGCGCCGATGTAGAGCACGTACGCGCCGCGGATCTCGCTGGGGCCCATCTCGCTGATGGGGATGGTGCCCGGCGGCAGCGGGCCGGTCATGCCCTCGCCGAAGTACTTGATCATCGGGATCAGCACCAGGTAGGCGAGCACGCCGCCGCCGCACATGATCGACGAGATGGTCGGGCCGATGATGTAGCCCACGCCCAGCAGCGCCGGGGAGATCTCCGCGGCGATCGAGCCGGACTTGAAGGGCGCGCCGAAGACCTTCTGCGGCGTGTCCTTCCAGCCGCGGAACGCGGCCATGACCACGTGGTACACGAAGCCCACGCCGAAGCCGGTGAAGATGGTGCGCGCCCCTGTGGGTGAGGCCGCCGCGTCGGAGGCCGCCGCGTGCCGCCCGGTGGCCGCCGCGGCGCGCGACTCCGCGGAGGCTCCCGCCACCAGCACCTCGGCGCACGCCGTGCCCTCCGGGTACTTCAGGCGCCCGTGCTGCTGCACGATCAGCGCCCGCCGCAGCGGGATCATCATCAGGATCCCCAGCAGCCCGCCCAGCATGGCCACCAGCGTGACCCGCGCGATCTCCAGGTCGAAGCCCAGGATCATGATCGCCGGCATGGTGACGCCCACCCCGAAGGCGATGGACTCGCCCGCCGAGCCCGCGATCTGCACGATGTTGTTCTCGAGGATGGTGGCGTCGCGCGTGCCCAGCTTCGACAGGATCCGGAAGAAGGTGATGCTCAGCACCGCCACCGGGATGGAGGCGCTCACCGTGAGGCCCACCTTGAGCACCAGGTACAGCGAGGAGGCGCCGAAGACGACCCCCAGCAGCGTGCCCAGGATCAGCGGGACCGGGGTGAACTCCGCGAGCCGGGCCGAGGCGGGAATGTAGGGCTCGTAGGCGGAGACGTCGGCGCCTCCGGGCGAGGCGTGCGAATGACGCTTGGCGGGAACGGGGTTGCCGCTCGACATCGGGCGTGACCTCCGGCAAGGGACATCGAACCGGGAGCGCGCCTTGCGATCAGGATGGAATCGGCGCGCGCGAGAAGGCAGCACTCCGAAAGGAGCCATTGTGCGCACGCGGCGGAAGGGGTGTCAATCAGCCGGTTACAGCAGCGGCGAGTCGTCCTGCACCGGCGCGGGCGGCACGCGCCTGCGGATCTGCCGCACCTCGTACTCGACGTCGGCGCCGCCGTCGCCGGTGAGCGTCACCCGGTCGCCGACCTTGTGGCCCTGCAGTGCGCGGCCCGCCGGGGCCAGGTAGCCCACCACCTCCGGGCCGTGATCGCTGTCGCCTTCGCCCAGGATCCACACCGTGCGCTCGGCGCCGTCCCCGTGGAGCACCACCTCGGTGCCCGGGCCGGCCGAATCCTCGCGGACGCTTATCTCCTCGATCAGGCGAGCGCGGTGAATCAGCGACTGCAGCTGCTCGCAGCGCTGGGTGGTCTGGCGCTGCTTCAGCTTGGCGGCGTCGTACTCGGCGTTTTCCCTCAGGTCCCCCAGCTCCCGGGCCTTGCGGATGGCCAGCGGGATGGTGGTCTTGAGCTCTCGGTCCAGGCGCTCCAGTTCGGTGACGTGTCGGTCGAAGGTGCGGCGGGTCATCAGCGTGGCGTCGGCGTCGGTGGAGCCGGCGCTGGGGATCTCGAGCTTGCGGAATGCCGCGGCGCGGCTCTCCTCGGCGGCGTTGGAAATTGCCGCGGCCGGGGTGGCGCGCAGGAACTCCATGACCGGGAACAGGAAGCGGTCCGAGGAGCGCCAGTGGCGGACCAGTTGCTCCAGCGTGATCGCCAGATCCTCGGGCGGGGGCGCGTTCTTCAGCAGCCGCAGCAGCGCGCCTTCGTTTGCGTCCAGCATGCCGAGCGCCTCCTTCACCACCGGCTCCGGGGCGCGGCCCTCCAGCACCGAGACCAGCGCCAGCACGGCACGCCACGGCTTGAACCACGAGGGGCTCTCCGTCTTGTTCAGCGCCTCGGCGCACAGGGCCACCGCCGCGGCCGGCAGCTCACTGGCGCGCTCCAGCAGCCGCTCCAGCTCCGCCCCGGCGCATTCGCCCCAGCGCTCCTGCAGCGCCCTCTGGCACAGCGCCCGCAACTCCGCCTTCTTCGAGCCCAGGAACGGGGGCAGCAGCGAGGCCCAGCGCGAATGGCGGGTCAGCAGGTCGAACCAGTACTCCTGGTCGCGGACGGAGCTCCAGTTGGGCGCGTCCAGTTCCACCGGGTCCAGCCCGCCCGCGATGGCGGACCAGTCGTCGGCGTCCTCGGGGAACCAGCGGGCCAGCGTGAGCACCGCGGCGGCGCGCTCGAGGTCGCCCAGCCCCGGGTCGGACGCCCACGACTGGAAGTACGGGCGGTAGCGCTTCTTCGCCTCCTCCAGCGCCCCGGGGTGCTGCGCGAGGAAGCGCGTGAGCATGGTGACAGCGGTCTTGGGGCCCTTCTTGGTGTCCAGCCGCGGGAGCGTGCGCCCGGCGGTGCCGCCGTCGCGCACCAGGTGGATCACGTCGCGATAGGCCTCGTGGTCGTCCAGGCGCGGGTGGTCCGCGGCCGCGGCCTTGGCCTTCTTCCACCACGCCGCGAACGACTTGGTGGGAAACCCCAGGTGCGCCAGGTGCTTCTTGAGGTCGCTGCTCTTGGCGGTGCCGCCGAGGTCCTGCAGCGCGTCGGCCAGCACGCCGCCAGGGTCGGTGTCGAAGCGCGCCATGGTGACTTCCCGGTCGCGGGCGAGCTGCGACTTCAGACTGTCGGGGGCGAGCAGGATCAGGCTTTGCTTCGCGAAGTTCACGGTCATGCTGTGCCCGGCCTTGGCCGGGAAGTCGATCTGGACGCGCTGGCCGTCGTTGCTCCGGATGATGCCCAGACCCATGCTGTTGTGCTCCACCACCAGCCCGGGCCTCCACGTCCACAGCTCGTCCCACGACTTCAGGGAGTCGCCCAGGTCGGTCCCGATGCGCGAGATCCCGGAATGGTCCAGGAACTCCTCCAGGTGGGAGAAGCCCGCATGCAGCGAGCGCATGGCCTGCAGCAGCGCCGGGCGGATATTCTCGCCCGCCACCGCGCGCTCCACGGCCAGGCGCAGCGCGCCCACGAGCCGGCGGTCCAGCGGGTCGTGCAGCCAGCGCAGCATGCCCAGGTCCAGGTAGCCGGTCACGCGGTCGGCCTGCCCGGCGCGCATCAGCGGCAGCAGCGAGTCGATGGCCGCCTCGTGCGAGGTGGGCTCGTCGCCCTCCAGCACCGCCAGCATGCATTCATCGAGGGCCGGCCAGTCGGACGTCTCCACCAGCCCGCGCAGCGCCGCCCCGCGCCACTCCAGTTCGCCGCACGAATCCCCGCGTGCGCGGGCCCGCGCCGCCAGCCTGAGCGCGACCTGCGCGCTGCCCTGGTCCAGCTGCCACGCCTGCTCCAGCGCCTGCTCGAGCCGCGCCTCGTCGCCCAGCGATTCCAGCGCGCGCACCTGCAGCCGTGCCGCCGCCGCCGAGGGGTGTGATTCCAGCACCTCCTCCGCCACCGCGAGCGCGGCCGCTGCGTCCCCGCCCTGGAACAGCCGGTCGGCCACCTTCATGAGCTCGCGCTCCCACTCCTCGACCCGGTTGGTGTGGCCGGCCAGGTGGGCGCGCAGGTAGTCGCCCCACAGCGCGGCGCCCTTGCGTTTCTCGAGGTTCTCGACGCGCGCGGCGAATTTCTCGGCCTGCCCGGCGTCCACCGCGTCCGTGGCGAAGGCGGCGAGCGAGGCACGGAGGTCGGCCGTGAAGATGAGGATCTCGTCGTGGAGTTCGCGGGGCAGGCGTTCGTACTGTTGGAAGCGTTCTTCGAGCAAGGGGCCTCCGGGGTTTGCGGCGGATTGCGAACCATGAAGATAGCAGATTCCCCCGGGTTGAGCGAACGGCCCGCCCGCGCCATAATCCGGCGCAGGGCGGGCCGCGAATTCGGGGTCGGGCCGGATCCCCCGCCCGGGATTGGGGGCGCCGTGCCCGGGGCGCCGGGGAAGCCGGGCGGAGGGCCGGAATTGGCCGGGTATTACAGCCGCACCCTGTCGGCCGAACGGCTGCGCGCCTGCTACGAGGTGGCCCCGCCGCGGGCGAAGGCCTACCTGGAGGCGGAGGTCGGGTTCGTGCTGGACCACGCCGGCGCGGGAATGCGCGCGCTGGAGCTCGGCTGCGGCTACGGCCGCGTGTTGCGGCGCCTGGCCGGGGCGGTGCGGTCCACGGTCGGCGTGGACACCTCCCGGGCGAGCCTGGGTCTCGCGCGCGAGTTCCTGTCGGGGCTCCCGGCGGTGAAACTCCTGGCCATGGACGCGGCCCGGATGGGCCTGTCCGACGCCTCGTTCGACCTGACCGTCTGCGTGCAGAATGGGATCTCCGCATTCGCAGCCGACCGGCGGGCACTGCTGGCCGAGGCCGTGCGGGTGACGCGGCGCGGCGGCACGGTGCTCTTCTCCAGCTACGCCGCGAGCTTCTGGGAGGCCCGCCTGGAGTGGTTCGAGGCGCAGGCGGCGAGGGGGCTGATCGGCAGGATCGACCGCCGCGCGACCGGCGACGGCGTGATCGTCTGCGAGGACGGGTTCCGGGCCACCACCGTGGATGCCGCGGGCTTCGAGGCGCTGGCGTCGGATCTCGGCCTGGCCTGCCGGATCGTGGAGGTCGCGAGCTCCAGTCTCTGCTGTGAAATCACGATTCCCTGAGTGTTCCGGCCGGATCCGGCGCGCGCAATCAACTGGAGGCTTCCGTTGGACCCGAAATTGACTGACTTCGGCAGCGACACCGCCACCCGCCCGGGCGCGGCCATGCGCCGCGCCATGGCCGAGGCCGTGGTGGGCGACGAACAGCGCCGCGAGGACCCCACCGTGACCCGGCTGGAGGAGATGATCGCGCCGATCCTGGGACAGGAGGCGGCGGTGTTCCTGCCGTCGGCCACCATGGCCAACGCGATCGCCTTCAAGGTGCACATCCGCCCGGGGGAGGAAGTGATCCTCGAGACGTGGGCCCACCCCGCGAACTTCGAGGGCGGCGGCCCGGCGGGGCTGGCCGGTGCCTCCCTGCGCCTCCTCCCCGGACGGTGCGGAATCTTCACCGCGCAGCAGGTGGAGGAGGCGATCCGGCCGGACGACCCGCACTTTCCGCGCACCCGCCTGGTGTCGGTGGAGCAGACCACCAACATCGGCGGGGGGGCGGTGTGGAGCCTGGAGCAGGTGAAATCCGTGGTGGAGGTGGCGCGGCGACACGGGCTGCGCGCGCACCTGGACGGAGCGCGGCTGATGAACGCGCAGATGGCCGCCGGCGTGCCCGCCGCCCGGTTCGGCTCGTTGTTCGACTCGGTGACGCTGTGCTTCTCGAAGGGTCTGGGCGCGCCGGTGGGAGCGGTCACGGCGGGCTCACGCGCCTACGCCGCGGAGGCGCGCCGCCTCAAGCACATGCTGGGTGGCGCCATGCGCCAGGCGGGTGTGCTGGCGGCCGCCTGCCTGTACGCTCTGGAACACCACGTGGACCGGCTCGCCGAGGACCACGCCAACGCGAGGCTGCTGGGCCAGGGCCTTGCCGCCATCCCCGGCATCACGCTGGACCCGCCCGAGATCCAGAGCAACATGGTCTTCTTCCGCGTGGACGGGCTGGGCCTGACCTCGCGCGAGTTCGTGGCCGAGCTGCTCAAGCACGGCGTGCGCATGGGTTCCAACGTGCCCCCGCGCATCCGCGCCGTGACACACCTGGACGTGGACCGCGCCGCGGTGGACCGCGCCCTGGAGGCCGCGCGCGCGGTGGCCGACGCCGCGCGCGGCGCGGCCCGGCGATGAGGCCGGGGAGGACCGGGCGATGGTCTCACTGAAGGACAAGGTGGCGGTGGTCACCGGCAGCACCCGGGGCATCGGCCGCGCCATCGCGGAGCTGCTGCTGGCCGAGGGCGCCCGGGTGATGGTCTCGGCCCGCGACGCGGCCGCCGTGGACGCCGCCGTCCGGGATCTGGCGTCGCGCGGGCCCGTGGCCGGACGCGCCTGCGACGTGCGCGACCGCGCCCAGGTGGAGGCGCTCGTCGCCGACACGGAGGAGCGCTTCGGGGGCCTGGACATCCTGGTCAACAACGCCGGGGTGGGCGTGTTCAAGGACGTGCAGGCGATGAGCGACGACGAGTGGGACTCGGTGATGCGCACCAACGTGGACGGCGTGTTCTTTGCCTGCCGCGCGGCGGTGCCCGCGCTGCGGCGGAGGGGTGGCGGCGCGATCATCAACATCGGGAGCCTGGCCGGGAAGCAGGCGTTCGCGGGCGCGGCCGCCTACTGCGCGTCCAAGCACGCGCTGGTGGGCTTCTCGGAAGCGCTGATGCTGGAGGTGCGCCACGACCACATCCGGGTGGCGTACGTGATGCCGGGCAGCGTGGAAACGGACTTCGGAGGCTCCGGCCGCCCGGCCGCCCCGTGGAAGCTGTCGTCCGGAGACGTGGCGGAAGTGGTGGTGGGCCTGCTGAAGCAGAACCC belongs to Candidatus Eisenbacteria bacterium and includes:
- a CDS encoding SDR family oxidoreductase, whose translation is MVSLKDKVAVVTGSTRGIGRAIAELLLAEGARVMVSARDAAAVDAAVRDLASRGPVAGRACDVRDRAQVEALVADTEERFGGLDILVNNAGVGVFKDVQAMSDDEWDSVMRTNVDGVFFACRAAVPALRRRGGGAIINIGSLAGKQAFAGAAAYCASKHALVGFSEALMLEVRHDHIRVAYVMPGSVETDFGGSGRPAAPWKLSSGDVAEVVVGLLKQNPRALASRVELRPSEPPRK